The following proteins are co-located in the Frigidibacter mobilis genome:
- a CDS encoding FecCD family ABC transporter permease: MIPEPGPCTPPTPRRLTLWLLALVAALFVASLLVGPAGIPPLHGLGALVTGQGAEGLVMREIRLPRAILGLAIGAALGLAGAAMQGFLRNPLAEPGLIGTSAAAALGAVLAIHTGLYASFALALPLMALAGAGVSVGVILLLAGPRGTALSLILAGIAVSSLAGALTSLVLNLAPNPYAASEIVFWMMGSLADRSLLHVALALPFLALGAALVATTGRGLDALTLGEDAAASLGINLTRLRLKLVLGTAALVGASVAVAGAVGFVGLIAPHLMRRAVGARPSRLLPASALAGAAILLAADIATRVIAPERDLKLGVLTALVGAPFFLQLVRRMAREA; the protein is encoded by the coding sequence ATGATCCCCGAGCCTGGCCCCTGCACCCCGCCGACCCCGCGCCGCCTGACGCTTTGGCTGCTGGCGCTGGTGGCGGCGCTGTTCGTGGCCTCGCTGCTGGTGGGTCCCGCCGGCATCCCCCCCCTGCACGGGCTGGGGGCGCTGGTCACCGGGCAGGGCGCCGAGGGGCTGGTGATGCGCGAGATCCGCCTGCCGCGCGCCATCCTCGGCCTTGCCATCGGCGCTGCGCTGGGGCTGGCGGGGGCGGCGATGCAAGGCTTCTTGCGCAACCCGCTGGCCGAGCCCGGGCTGATCGGCACCTCTGCCGCTGCGGCGCTTGGGGCGGTGCTGGCGATCCATACCGGGCTTTATGCCAGCTTCGCGCTGGCGCTGCCGCTGATGGCGCTGGCCGGGGCAGGGGTCTCGGTCGGGGTGATCCTGTTGCTGGCCGGCCCCCGCGGCACTGCGCTGTCGCTGATCCTCGCCGGGATCGCCGTATCCTCGCTGGCCGGCGCGCTGACCTCGCTGGTGCTGAACCTGGCGCCCAACCCCTATGCCGCCTCCGAGATCGTGTTCTGGATGATGGGCTCGCTGGCCGACCGATCGCTTCTGCATGTCGCCCTTGCGCTGCCCTTCCTCGCGCTTGGCGCCGCGCTGGTCGCCACCACCGGCCGCGGCCTCGATGCGCTGACGCTGGGGGAAGATGCCGCCGCCAGCCTCGGCATCAACCTCACCCGTCTGCGGCTGAAGCTGGTGCTGGGAACCGCCGCGCTGGTCGGCGCCTCGGTCGCGGTGGCGGGCGCGGTGGGCTTCGTCGGCCTGATCGCCCCGCATCTGATGCGCCGCGCCGTCGGCGCCCGCCCCTCGCGGCTACTGCCCGCCTCGGCGCTGGCCGGGGCCGCGATCCTGCTCGCCGCCGACATCGCCACAAGGGTGATCGCGCCGGAGCGCGACCTGAAGCTGGGGGTGCTGACGGCCCTTGTCGGCGCGCCGTTCTTCCTGCAGCTCGTCCGCCGCATGGCGCGGGAGGCGTAG
- a CDS encoding ABC transporter substrate-binding protein, whose protein sequence is MLAVVLALVASAPAARAEPTPATRAPARVVSMNLCTDQLALLLADPGQIVSLSYMASDPSASAMAAEASAYPVNRGRAEELYLLKPDLVLASTFSSPGTLSMLDRLGLNVETSPPGTTMDELRAAITDMGAALGHPQRAADLLAAFDARLAELGTPPLRRPRAALYSEGSYASGARTLEGQVMQAAGFDNIATEHGLDWGGRMPLEVLVMSAPEVVITETGRAGTGPARAQAVLSHPVLAQMRRADVVAHQDWICATPRVLDAVAALTQLRRQMERE, encoded by the coding sequence ATGCTTGCCGTGGTGCTGGCGCTTGTCGCCAGTGCCCCAGCGGCCCGCGCTGAACCCACCCCGGCGACCCGCGCCCCCGCCCGCGTCGTCTCGATGAACCTCTGCACCGACCAGTTGGCCCTGCTGCTGGCCGATCCCGGCCAGATCGTGTCGCTGTCCTACATGGCCTCCGACCCCTCGGCCTCGGCGATGGCCGCCGAAGCCTCTGCCTACCCGGTGAACCGGGGCCGCGCCGAGGAACTCTATCTCCTCAAGCCCGACCTGGTGCTTGCCTCCACCTTCTCCTCGCCCGGCACCCTGTCGATGCTGGACCGGCTCGGCCTCAACGTCGAGACCTCCCCTCCCGGCACCACGATGGACGAGCTGCGCGCCGCCATCACCGACATGGGCGCCGCGCTTGGCCATCCGCAGCGGGCGGCAGATCTGCTGGCCGCCTTCGACGCCCGCCTTGCCGAACTCGGCACGCCGCCCCTGCGCCGCCCCCGCGCCGCGCTTTACTCCGAGGGCAGCTATGCCTCGGGCGCGCGCACGCTCGAAGGCCAGGTGATGCAGGCGGCGGGCTTTGACAATATCGCCACCGAGCACGGGCTGGACTGGGGCGGGCGGATGCCGCTCGAAGTGCTGGTGATGTCGGCGCCCGAGGTTGTCATCACCGAAACCGGCCGTGCAGGAACCGGGCCGGCCCGTGCGCAGGCGGTGCTGTCCCATCCCGTGCTGGCGCAGATGCGCCGCGCCGATGTCGTGGCGCATCAGGACTGGATCTGCGCCACGCCAAGGGTGCTTGACGCCGTCGCCGCCCTGACCCAGCTTCGCCGGCAGATGGAGCGCGAATGA
- the ureC gene encoding urease subunit alpha produces the protein MPAKISRATYADMYGPTTGDRLRLGDTDLIIEVERDLTTYGEEVKFGGGKVIRDGMGQSQATRAEGAVDTVITNALILDHSGIYKADVGLRGGLIHKIGKAGNPDTQPGVTIIVGPGTEVIAGEGRILTAGGFDAHIHFIAPQQIEDALHSGITTMLGGGTGPAHGTLATTCTPGPWHLERMLQSLDAFPMNFGLSGKGNASRPDALVEMVNAGACALKLHEDWGTTPGAIDCCLSVADDMDVQVMIHTDTLNESGFVENTLAAIRGRTIHAFHTEGAGGGHAPDIIKVVSSPNVIPSSTNPTMPYTVNTLEEHLDMLMVCHHLDAAIPEDVAFAESRIRKETIAAEDILHDMGAFSILSSDSQAMGRVGEVIIRTWQTAHKMKQQRGRLSEETGDNDNIRVRRYVAKYTINPAIAQGMSRHIGSIEEGKRADLVLWNPAFFGAKPEMVLIGGTIVCAQMGDPNASIPTPQPVHTRPMFGAFGRSVERSAILFVSQAAQADGLRARIGLAKQTLAVEGTRSIGKADMIHNSATPKIEVNPETYEVRADGELLTCEPAKELPLAQRYFLF, from the coding sequence ATGCCCGCCAAGATCTCCCGCGCCACCTATGCCGACATGTATGGCCCCACCACCGGCGACCGGCTGCGGCTGGGGGATACCGACCTCATCATCGAGGTGGAGCGCGACCTGACCACTTACGGCGAGGAGGTGAAGTTCGGCGGCGGCAAGGTCATCCGCGACGGCATGGGCCAATCCCAGGCCACGCGGGCCGAGGGCGCGGTGGATACCGTCATCACCAATGCGCTGATCCTCGACCACAGCGGCATCTACAAGGCAGATGTCGGCTTGCGCGGCGGCCTGATCCACAAGATCGGCAAGGCCGGAAACCCCGACACGCAACCCGGCGTCACCATCATCGTCGGCCCCGGCACCGAGGTGATCGCGGGCGAGGGCCGCATCCTCACCGCCGGCGGCTTCGATGCCCATATCCACTTCATTGCCCCCCAGCAGATCGAGGATGCGCTGCATTCGGGCATCACCACCATGCTCGGCGGCGGCACCGGCCCGGCGCATGGCACGCTCGCCACCACCTGCACGCCGGGGCCCTGGCACCTGGAACGGATGCTGCAGTCGCTGGACGCGTTCCCGATGAACTTCGGCCTGTCGGGCAAGGGCAATGCCTCGCGCCCCGATGCGCTGGTGGAAATGGTGAATGCCGGCGCCTGCGCGCTGAAACTGCACGAGGACTGGGGCACCACCCCCGGCGCCATCGACTGCTGCCTGTCGGTGGCCGATGACATGGACGTGCAGGTGATGATCCACACCGACACGCTGAACGAGAGCGGCTTCGTCGAGAACACCCTCGCCGCGATCAGGGGCCGCACCATCCACGCCTTCCACACCGAGGGGGCAGGGGGCGGCCATGCGCCCGACATCATCAAGGTGGTCAGCAGCCCCAACGTGATCCCGTCCTCGACCAACCCGACCATGCCCTACACGGTCAACACGCTCGAAGAGCATCTCGACATGCTGATGGTCTGCCACCATCTCGATGCCGCGATCCCCGAAGACGTGGCCTTCGCCGAAAGCCGCATCCGCAAGGAAACCATCGCGGCGGAAGACATCCTGCACGACATGGGCGCCTTCTCGATCCTCAGCTCGGACAGCCAGGCGATGGGCCGGGTCGGCGAGGTCATCATCCGCACCTGGCAGACCGCCCACAAGATGAAGCAGCAGCGCGGCCGCCTGTCCGAGGAGACCGGCGACAACGACAATATCCGCGTGCGCCGCTACGTGGCGAAATACACCATCAACCCCGCCATCGCCCAGGGCATGAGCCGCCATATCGGCAGCATCGAGGAAGGCAAGCGCGCCGACCTGGTGCTGTGGAACCCGGCCTTCTTCGGCGCCAAGCCCGAAATGGTGCTGATCGGCGGCACCATCGTCTGCGCGCAGATGGGCGATCCGAATGCCTCGATCCCGACCCCGCAGCCGGTCCATACCCGCCCGATGTTCGGCGCCTTCGGCCGCAGCGTCGAGCGCTCGGCGATCCTGTTCGTCAGCCAGGCGGCGCAGGCGGACGGCCTGCGCGCCCGCATCGGCCTCGCCAAGCAGACGCTGGCCGTGGAAGGCACCCGCAGCATCGGCAAGGCCGACATGATCCATAACAGCGCCACCCCGAAGATCGAGGTGAACCCCGAAACCTACGAGGTCCGCGCCGATGGCGAGTTGCTGACCTGCGAGCCGGCAAAGGAGCTTCCGCTGGCGCAGCGCTACTTCCTGTTCTGA
- a CDS encoding TonB-dependent receptor plug domain-containing protein, whose product MSPQSSSPRFPHPATACLALLTGLAGAPALAQDAILLDEIVVTGAQEPQEARRTGVSVSVLTRDDLDKTAETSMTSVLSRLPGVGILSRGPMGTVTGITVRGLSQNYVKVLVDGIDVADPSSTQSFYDFGHLTTLGVSSVELLRGSHSAVHGGQAVGGVLSITSTPLPEEIGSEGRFALEAGSYDTYAATLGYGVRGANGALGFTLSQISTSGFSAADENDGNSEADGYEATRLTLRGETELQSGVVLGFSAFAEDSDGEYDEGFPLADGSPDEKSDATSKGLRLYAQFETGRFEHEIAATWFEIDRGLTGSTGYGASYNDFTGKRRGLSWKAGTDLGQGRLVFGADTTDEDYSETSAYGASKGDSTTSGIFAEYLWSPGESFDLTASIRHDDHSDFGGFTTGRVAAAWQAAPDITVRAALGTGFRAPSLYELYGPYGDDSLEAEESTSADLGIEKRWGDAAALRATLFWIETDNLIDYADLPAPPWGGYTQIPGTTRRNGVELEGELALSGRLSFTGAYTYTDASNPALSSGSTWNSGFGRHQLALGVDAALTDAISGSLTLLHVADRPALADYTVANATVTYDFGTETQAYLRVENLFDEEYQLREGYGTSDRALYVGLRRSF is encoded by the coding sequence ATGAGCCCTCAAAGCTCCTCCCCCCGTTTTCCCCATCCCGCCACCGCCTGCCTTGCGCTGCTGACCGGCCTTGCCGGCGCGCCGGCGCTGGCGCAGGACGCGATCTTGCTGGACGAGATCGTCGTCACCGGCGCGCAAGAGCCGCAAGAGGCGCGCCGCACCGGCGTGTCGGTCTCGGTGCTGACCAGGGACGACCTCGACAAGACCGCCGAGACCAGCATGACCTCGGTTCTGTCGCGGCTGCCGGGCGTCGGCATCCTGTCGCGCGGCCCGATGGGCACCGTGACCGGCATCACCGTGCGCGGCCTGTCGCAGAACTATGTCAAGGTGCTGGTCGACGGCATCGACGTGGCCGACCCCTCTAGCACCCAATCCTTCTATGATTTCGGTCACCTGACCACATTGGGCGTGTCCAGCGTGGAACTGCTGCGCGGCTCGCATTCCGCCGTTCATGGCGGGCAGGCGGTCGGCGGTGTGCTCAGCATCACCAGCACCCCGCTGCCCGAGGAGATCGGCAGCGAGGGCCGCTTCGCGCTCGAGGCCGGCAGCTACGACACCTACGCCGCCACCCTTGGCTACGGAGTTCGCGGCGCGAATGGCGCGCTTGGCTTCACCCTCAGCCAGATCAGCACCAGCGGCTTTTCCGCTGCCGACGAGAATGACGGTAATTCCGAAGCCGACGGCTACGAGGCCACCCGCCTGACCCTGCGCGGCGAGACCGAATTGCAAAGCGGCGTGGTGCTTGGCTTCTCGGCCTTCGCGGAAGATTCTGACGGCGAGTATGATGAAGGATTCCCGCTCGCGGATGGCAGCCCGGACGAGAAATCGGACGCCACCTCCAAGGGCCTGCGCCTCTATGCGCAGTTCGAGACCGGCCGCTTCGAGCATGAGATCGCCGCGACCTGGTTCGAGATCGACCGCGGCCTGACCGGCTCCACCGGATACGGCGCCAGCTACAACGACTTTACCGGCAAGCGGCGCGGCCTGTCGTGGAAGGCCGGCACCGACCTGGGCCAGGGCCGGCTGGTCTTCGGCGCCGACACCACGGATGAGGATTACAGCGAAACCTCGGCCTACGGCGCCTCGAAGGGCGATTCCACGACCAGCGGCATCTTCGCCGAATATCTCTGGTCGCCGGGCGAGAGTTTCGACCTGACCGCCTCGATCCGCCATGACGATCACAGCGACTTTGGCGGCTTCACCACCGGGCGCGTTGCCGCGGCCTGGCAGGCGGCCCCCGACATCACCGTCCGCGCCGCGCTTGGCACCGGCTTCCGCGCGCCCTCGCTCTATGAACTCTACGGCCCCTACGGCGATGACAGCCTCGAGGCCGAGGAGAGCACCTCGGCCGATCTCGGCATCGAGAAACGCTGGGGCGATGCGGCGGCCCTGCGCGCCACCCTGTTCTGGATCGAGACCGACAACCTGATCGACTATGCCGACCTCCCCGCCCCGCCTTGGGGTGGCTACACGCAGATCCCCGGCACCACCCGCCGCAACGGGGTGGAGCTGGAGGGCGAGCTGGCGCTGTCGGGCCGGCTGTCCTTCACCGGCGCCTATACCTACACCGACGCCTCGAACCCGGCGCTCAGCTCCGGCAGCACCTGGAATTCCGGCTTCGGCCGCCACCAGCTGGCGCTTGGCGTCGATGCGGCGCTGACGGATGCGATCTCGGGCAGCCTCACACTGCTGCATGTCGCGGACCGGCCGGCGCTGGCCGACTACACCGTTGCCAATGCCACCGTCACCTATGACTTCGGCACCGAAACCCAGGCGTATCTGCGCGTCGAGAACCTGTTCGACGAGGAGTATCAACTGCGCGAGGGCTACGGCACCTCGGATCGTGCGCTCTATGTCGGCCTGCGCCGCAGCTTCTGA
- a CDS encoding alpha-D-ribose 1-methylphosphonate 5-triphosphate diphosphatase, which translates to MPLLPPLRLVGAQILRDGEMQRRSLAIAGGRITKGPLPEVDMAGFYLMPGIIDLHGDAFERHIAPRPSAPFDLVQGLASADREAAANGVTTAFFAQSWSWEGGHRGPDHAERMMAALDVLRPRALTDIRLQIRAETHLVEDGARLIAAVERHRIGYVVFNNHLAEAKENYARDPQDFAIWARKLGRTAEEHLAAVEAAAARAREVPRHLCTLAEAFDRLGVLYGSHDDPDGETRERFSMIGARIAEFPTARKAAAAAKAMNDPVLMGAPNVVRGGSQAGNIAATDLIASGLCDALVSDYYYPALAQAVWTLVDRGLASLPKAWAMISARPAEIMRMPDRGVLDFGRRADVTVVNAATRQVEATISGGRLTYLAGEAGRRFMAGQQPLRMAAE; encoded by the coding sequence GGCGATCGCTGGCGGGCGCATCACCAAGGGCCCGCTGCCCGAGGTGGACATGGCCGGTTTCTATCTGATGCCGGGCATCATCGACCTGCATGGCGATGCCTTCGAGCGGCATATCGCACCGCGGCCCTCGGCCCCGTTCGACCTGGTGCAGGGGCTGGCGAGCGCCGACCGCGAGGCGGCGGCCAATGGCGTGACCACGGCGTTCTTCGCCCAGAGCTGGAGTTGGGAGGGCGGGCATCGCGGCCCGGACCATGCCGAGCGGATGATGGCGGCGCTCGATGTCCTGCGCCCGCGCGCACTGACCGACATCCGCCTGCAGATCCGCGCCGAGACCCATCTGGTCGAGGATGGCGCACGGCTGATCGCGGCGGTGGAACGGCACCGCATCGGCTATGTGGTGTTCAACAACCACCTGGCCGAGGCGAAGGAAAACTACGCCCGCGACCCGCAGGATTTTGCGATCTGGGCGCGCAAGCTGGGACGCACCGCCGAGGAGCATCTGGCGGCGGTCGAGGCGGCGGCGGCGCGGGCGCGCGAGGTGCCGCGGCACCTCTGCACGCTGGCCGAGGCCTTTGACCGGCTCGGCGTGCTCTATGGCAGCCATGACGACCCCGACGGCGAAACGCGCGAGCGCTTCTCGATGATCGGGGCACGGATCGCGGAGTTTCCGACGGCGCGGAAGGCGGCGGCAGCGGCCAAGGCGATGAACGACCCGGTGCTGATGGGCGCGCCCAATGTGGTGCGCGGCGGCAGCCAGGCGGGGAATATCGCGGCGACGGACCTGATTGCCTCGGGCCTCTGCGATGCGCTGGTGTCGGATTACTATTACCCGGCGCTGGCGCAGGCGGTGTGGACGCTGGTCGACCGCGGGCTGGCCAGCCTGCCGAAGGCCTGGGCGATGATCTCGGCCCGGCCCGCCGAGATCATGCGGATGCCGGACCGGGGCGTGCTGGATTTCGGCCGCCGCGCCGATGTGACGGTGGTGAATGCGGCGACGCGGCAGGTCGAGGCGACGATTTCCGGCGGACGGCTGACCTATCTGGCCGGCGAGGCCGGACGGCGGTTCATGGCCGGGCAGCAGCCGCTGCGGATGGCGGCGGAGTAA
- a CDS encoding cobalamin-binding protein, with product MPWPPERIVCLTEETVETLYLLGQEHRIVGVSGYAVRPARVRQEKPRVAAFTSADIPKILALRPDLVLTFSDLQAGIVAELIAEGVAVHAFNQRRIAGILAMIRALGALTGVPARAEALAAGYEARLAAIAAVPRPGRPRVWFEEWDDPLISGIGWVSELVAIAGGEDVFPDLALQGKAKHRIVLPEAVIAAAPDVILASWCGKKVRPERIAARPGWGGIPAVQQGRIHEIRSPLILQPGPAALTEGLDAILKALWQ from the coding sequence ATGCCCTGGCCGCCCGAGCGCATCGTCTGCCTGACCGAGGAAACGGTCGAGACCCTCTATCTGCTGGGGCAGGAGCACCGGATCGTCGGCGTCTCGGGCTATGCGGTGCGCCCGGCGCGGGTGCGGCAGGAAAAGCCGCGGGTGGCGGCCTTCACCTCGGCCGATATCCCCAAGATCCTCGCGCTGCGCCCCGATCTGGTGCTGACCTTCTCGGACCTGCAAGCGGGCATCGTCGCCGAGCTGATCGCCGAGGGCGTCGCCGTCCACGCCTTCAACCAGCGCCGGATCGCGGGCATCCTCGCCATGATCCGCGCCCTTGGCGCGCTGACCGGCGTGCCCGCGCGGGCCGAGGCGCTGGCGGCGGGATATGAGGCGCGCCTTGCCGCCATCGCGGCGGTCCCGAGGCCGGGCCGCCCGCGGGTGTGGTTCGAGGAATGGGATGACCCGCTCATCTCCGGCATCGGCTGGGTCAGCGAACTGGTCGCCATCGCGGGGGGCGAGGATGTGTTCCCGGATCTCGCGCTGCAGGGCAAGGCGAAACACCGCATCGTCCTGCCCGAAGCGGTGATCGCGGCGGCGCCCGATGTCATCCTCGCCTCCTGGTGCGGCAAGAAGGTCCGCCCCGAGCGCATCGCCGCGCGCCCCGGCTGGGGCGGGATCCCCGCCGTGCAGCAGGGCCGCATCCATGAGATCAGGTCGCCGCTGATCCTGCAGCCCGGCCCCGCCGCGCTGACGGAAGGGCTGGATGCCATCCTGAAGGCGCTGTGGCAATGA